Sequence from the Armatimonadota bacterium genome:
CCAGACGACCAGGCAGGCGCAGCAGCACTTTGTCACTGTTCTTGTATGTCGCAAGGCCGTAAACCTTCATATCTGTGTGCGTTGCCAAGATTCGCGCGCGATCCGCCACGTCCCATATGGAGAGCCCGTAGCCGTCCGACCCGACGAACCGGTTCCCGTCGGGGAGCCCCGCCAGCATCATCGGCGAGTCGTTGGCTCGCCAGCGAGCGCGCTGTCGACCGTCGGGCGTCCACACTTCGAGCGTGCCGCTGTCGAACGACACGAGTATTTCGCCTTCCTTGTTGATTGCGAGGGCACGCGGCGCCGTGCGGATGAAACCGAACATGTTCGGGGCACGGTACTGCCAGGAGAGGTACCCGAATTCGAGGTCGATGCACCGTATCTTGAGTCCAGCCGCGACGAAAGCATACCGACCATCTGGAGTTACGTTGATTGCGTGGACGCGGCTGTAGGCGCTGCTCTTGGTGTCGTCATCGGCGAACTCGTAGGTCCTGACCTTGACGCCATCCTCCCAAACCGAAACGCCCATTCTCAGGTCGGCAGACAAAAAACGGCGGCAGTCCGGTGAAAACTCAATCAGTCGGATGCCGCCGAGGTGTCCAGGGAAGCTCGTGTGAGCTTCTGACATGAGAAGACCGCTCTTATCTCTCTCACTGCTGTTGACGTGATCTGTTTTCACTTTCGTTCTTTTTGCCCCGAAATTGCCGCTTGCTGCAACGAAAAACGGCTCGCAGCGATAAGACGCTACAGTTATGATACGAGCGTTCTTCCAGTTTCTGCTGACACTGGCGAAGCTTTTCACGTCGTTCGAGGCGCTGATCAGGTTGGTCAAGTTCGCATGGGCGCTGTTGTTGAAGCTGTTCCGGCGCGGGGCTGTAGCATCGCTGGTTCTCTTCCCTCTTCGGGCCTGAGTAGGTACGCTTGCCGACGGCATGGCGACTTCGCTGACCGCTGAAAAACTCTCGCAGGCCGTTCGATTGGTGCGAGATTCGGGCTTCGACGCCTGGATGGTGTTCGACCGCGAGACCGCGTTAGGAGGAGATCCCGTTCTTCCCCTGATCCTCGCCGGCGGGCTGACCTGGCAGAGCGCGCTGATCATTACTCGAGACGGGCGTAAGATCGCGGTAGTCGGCAACTACGACGCCGATCCGATCAAGGCCTCAGGCGATTGGGACGAGGTCGTGCCGTATGTGCAGAGCATCCGCGAGCCGCTGCTGGAGGTCTTGGACCGAGTCTGCGGTCCGGAGCCGAAGATCGCGGTCAACTTCTCTACGAACGACGTGAAGGCCGACGGGCTTTCTCACGGGATGTACCTTCTGCTTGTCGATTACTTG
This genomic interval carries:
- a CDS encoding WD40 repeat domain-containing protein, with the translated sequence MKTDHVNSSERDKSGLLMSEAHTSFPGHLGGIRLIEFSPDCRRFLSADLRMGVSVWEDGVKVRTYEFADDDTKSSAYSRVHAINVTPDGRYAFVAAGLKIRCIDLEFGYLSWQYRAPNMFGFIRTAPRALAINKEGEILVSFDSGTLEVWTPDGRQRARWRANDSPMMLAGLPDGNRFVGSDGYGLSIWDVADRARILATHTDMKVYGLATYKNSDKVLLRLPGRLATFDVFAERLRNDVHILPGLPYVDVTSDGDRIVHGEGRDAVLLDGGLNYVMTFTASENRIITAKFVPDQRQVVLGLDDGSIEWQDYE